One window of the Xenopus tropicalis strain Nigerian chromosome 10, UCB_Xtro_10.0, whole genome shotgun sequence genome contains the following:
- the ppp1r16b gene encoding protein phosphatase 1 regulatory inhibitor subunit 16B, translated as MDLFTELQLLEKASTLERLRAAKKRREQQLKRWTQREKEEENRRRRQQKVNRKTPTIRSKRVSFPPRVTLHEACLRNDPEEVLSLLKNNVDPDLSNEDGLTALHQCCIDNYEDLLKLLLSHCANVNVTDNELWTPLHAAATCGHTNLVRILIQHGADLLAVNADGNMAYDLCEDEATLDVIESCLTYRGITQEMINEARQAPERHMLNDIRALVAIGHDLNRTDNQGATLLHIAASRGFAEVAEMLLENGAHVEVKDPDVWEPLHAAAFWGQIYVAEVLVSHGASLSAKTALDETPLDLCEDEELRSLLLELKHKHDIIMKSQQKNKSSLSRRSSSTGSHGKVVRRASLSERTNLYRREYEKEAVVWQCLVSSGNTEGTQDEEESSPEVQQRASLDSEQTLGPSESQFRNGFCPPLPSCYCPSPLPDIPVPTPLTNGNISHSLPCYTGSPLWSSILDQAPLTLSELKRQRSAAKQGRLMLKNNSDLQRLTGLDYNSPGTPPWCSNGGPVYYTPTSGDPPILRLKSPMEEEEETRILHCCRIS; from the exons ATGGACCTGTTTACAGAACTTCAGCTTCTAGAGAAAGCCTCCACTCTAGAGCGCCTCCGAGCTGCCAAGAAACGCAGGGAGCAGCAGCTGAAAAGATGGACgcagagagagaaggaagaagAGAACCGGAGGAGAAGACAGCAGAAGGTCAACAGGAAAACCCCAACTATCAGGAGCAAGAGAGTGTCCTTCCCGCCTCGGGTCACCCTCCATGAGGCCTGTCTGAGGAACGATCCTGAAGAAG TTCTCTCTCTCCTTAAAAACAACGTGGACCCCGACCTCAGTAATGAAGATGGACTGACCGCCCTGCACCAG TGCTGCATAGATAACTATGAGGATCTGCTGAAGCTGCTCCTATCGCATTGTGCAAATGTCAATGTGACCGACAATGAGCTGTGGACCCCTCTCCATGCCGCTGCCACCTGTGGGCACACTAACCTGGTGCGCATCCTGATTCAGCA TGGCGCTGACTTACTTGCGGTGAACGCTGATGGGAATATGGCGTATGATCTGTGCGAGGATGAAGCCACGCTGGATGTCATCGAAAGCTGCCTGACATACAGAG GCATCACCCAGGAAATGATCAATGAAGCTCGTCAGGCACCGGAGCGTCACATGCTAAATGACATAAGGGCGCTGGTGGCAATTGGACACGACCTGAACAGGACTGATAACCAAGGAGCCACACTG CTCCACATAGCAGCGTCTCGGGGCTTCGCAGAGGTGGCTGAGATGCTTCTGGAGAATGGGGCCCATGTTGAAGTGAAGGATCCTGATGTGTGGGAACCGCTACATGCTGCAGCCTTTTGGGGTCAG ATCTACGTAGCAGAGGTTTTAGTCTCACATGGTGCCAGTCTCAGCGCTAAAACAGCCCTGGATGAGACTCCTCTCG ATCTGTGTGAAGATGAAGAACTTCGCTCCTTGCTTCTGGAACTGAAGCACAAACACGATATCATCATGAAGTCTCAGCAGAAGAACAAGTCTTCTCTGAGCCGCAGAAGTTCCAGCACCGGGAGCCATGG TAAGGTGGTGCGGCGCGCCAGCCTGTCAGAGCGGACCAACCTGTACAGAAGGGAATATGAGAAGGAGGCAGTGGTGTGGCAATGTTTGGTGTCTTCAGGGAACACAGAGGGCACCCAGGATgaggaagagagcagcccagaagtACAGCAG AGAGCTTCTCTGGATTCTGAGCAAACACTGGGCCCTTCTGAATCCCAGTTCCGGAATGGATTCTGCCCTCCTCTGCCTTCCTGCTACTGCCCTTCTCCGCTGCCTGATATCCCGGTGCCAACGCCACTTACAAACGGTAACATCAGCCACTCCCTGCCCTGTTATACCGGAAGCCCCCTGTGGAGCAGCATCCTGGACCAAGCCCCCCTAACTCTGTCTGAACTGAAAAGGCAAAGGTCTGCAGCCAAACAGGGGAGACTGATGCTAAAGAACAATAGCGACTTGCAGAGGCTCACAGGGCTAGATTATAACAGCCCCGGCACACCTCCCTGGTGCTCCAATGGGGGGCCCGTTTACTATACCCCAACCAGTGGGGACCCTCCCATCCTGAGGTTAAAATCTCCcatggaggaagaggaggagacgAGAATATTGCATTGCTGTCGGATATCCTAA